A single Argentina anserina chromosome 7, drPotAnse1.1, whole genome shotgun sequence DNA region contains:
- the LOC126802764 gene encoding LOW QUALITY PROTEIN: beta-amylase 2, chloroplastic (The sequence of the model RefSeq protein was modified relative to this genomic sequence to represent the inferred CDS: deleted 1 base in 1 codon), whose amino-acid sequence MALLSLQPSRCFTPWRQSNEFKTTVPKQSFSPGFWGSPEFGTRRLRVVVVGGGKHRSLAVVSAEGSVVDSVGDEQVAEAAQMVQERDFTGTPYVPIYVMLPLGVINMNSEVVEPEVLMDQLRELKSVGVDGVMVDCWWGIVEVHNPQVYNWSGYKKLFQIVRDLNLKLQVVMSFHECGGNVGDDVHIPLPHWVTEIGQKNPDIYFTNREGRRNVECLSWGIDKERVLRGRTAVEVYFDYMRIFRVEFDEFFAEGIISEIEVGLGPCGELRYPSYPAQHGWKYPGIGEFQCYDRYLMESLRKAAEARGHSFWARAPDNAGSYNSQPQDTGFFRDGGDYDSYYGRFFLNWYSHVLVDHGDRVLSLANLAFEGTCIAAKLSGIHWWYKTASHAAELTAGFYNPCNRDGYAAIAAMFKKHAAALNFTCVELRTLNQQEDFPEAMADPEGLVWQVLNAAWDANIPVASENALNCHDREGYNKILENAKPLNDPDGRHLSAFTYLRLSTVLLERHNFMEFERFVKKMHGEAAPDQLNSNEEHTEDSSANLQ is encoded by the exons ATGGCACTGCTCTCACTTCAACCCTCTCGTTGCTTCACGCCTTGGAGACAGAGTAATGAGTTTAAAACGACAGTGCCTAAGCAGTCGTTTTCGCCGGGGTTTTGGGGATCGCCGGAGTTTGGTACGCGCCGGTTGAGGGTGGTG GTGGTGGGTGGTGGGAAGCATAGGAGCTTGGCGGTGGTGAGTGCGGAGGGGAGTGTGGTGGACAGTGTTGGTGACGAGCAG GTTGCAGAGGCGGCACAAATGGTTCAGGAGCGCGATTTTACTGGGACTCCTTATGTTCCTATATACGTGATGCTACCG TTGGGTGTCatcaatatgaacagtgaggTAGTTGAGCCAGAAGTCCTGATGGATCAACTAAGAGAGTTGAAGTCTGTTGGGGTTGATGGTGTTATGGTTGATTGCTGGTGGGGGATAGTTGAGGTGCATAATCCACAGGTGTATAATTGGAGTGGCTACAAGAAGCTCTTCCAGATTGTGCGTGATCTGAATCTTAAGTTACAG GTTgtaatgtcatttcatgaatGCGGAGGCAATGTTGGGGATGATGTACATATCCCACTTCCTCACTGGGTGACAGAAATTGGTCAAAAGAATCCTGATATATATTTTACCAATAGAGAAGGGCGACGGAACGTGGAATGCCTATCATGGGGAATTGATAAGGAGCGTGTCTTAAGAGGCCGGACTGCTGTTGAG GTTTACTTCGATTACATGAGAATCTTCAGGGTCGAATTTGATGAATTTTTTGCAGAAGGAATAATCTCAGAGATTGAAGTTGGGTTAGGTCCTTGCGGAGAGTTAAGGTATCCTTCTTATCCAGCACAGCATGGTTGGAAGTATCCTGGTATTGGTGAATTTCAG TGTTATGATCGGTACTTGATGGAAAGTCTGAGAAAGGCTGCAGAAGCAAGGGGGCACTCTTTCTGGGCCAGAGCGCCGGATAATGCAGGTTCTTACAATTCCCAACCACAAGACACAGGGTTTTTCCGTGATGGAGGTGATTATGATAGCTACTACGGCAGATTCTTCCTAAATTGGTATTCCCATGTGTTAGTGGATCATGGTGACCGTGTACTTTCTCTGGCCAATTTAGCTTTTGAAGGCACTTGCATTGCTGCAAAG CTATCAGGTATTCATTGGTGGTACAAGACTGCCAGCCATGCTGCCGAATTAACTGCTGGATTTTACAATCCATGCAATCGTGATGGGTATGCTGCAATTGCAGCAATGTTTAAAAAGCATGCAGCTGCCTTGAATTTCACGTGTGTTGAGTTGCGGACACTAAACCAGCAGGAGGACTTTCCAGAAGCAATGGCAGATCCTGAGGGACTAGTTTGGCAG GTGCTGAACGCTGCATGGGATGCTAACATTCCAGTTGCTAGTGAGAATGCTCTTAATTGCCATGATAGAGAAGGCTACAACAAGATATTGGAAAATGCTAAACCCTTGAATGATCCAGATGGTAGGCATTTGTCAGCATTTACCTACCTGAGGTTAAGCACAGTTCTCCTGGAGAGGCATAACTTCATGGAATTTGAACGATTTGTCAAGAAAATGCATG GAGAAGCTGCTCCGGATCAGTTGAACTCAAACGAAGAGCACACCGAAGACTCATCTGCAAATCTACAGTAG